A part of Desulfomicrobium baculatum DSM 4028 genomic DNA contains:
- a CDS encoding Fic family protein, with protein sequence MEWKESWRDEYLKWICGFANAQGGVLHIGRNDRGEVLGLADAHKLLEDLPNKTRDLLGIVVGVHLHEEAGKEYLKIVTPAHPAPISYKGHYYQRSGSTLQELKGPALDRFLLRRFGRTWDGAPVPGIQSSDLSAAAFSRFRQLATRSGRLDMADLEEEDAGLLLKLKLTEGAYLKRAAVLLFHPEPQAYVAGAFVKIGFFRSPSDLAYHDEVTGDLFSQTRQILDLLQTKYLKAAVTYEDILRVERFPVPRGALREAVLNALVHRDYAVAAPIQIRVYNDRLVIWNPAVLPEGWTDQTLLAGHVSHPFNPEIANVFFRAGEIEAWGRGIERIFQACREDGTPDPVLRIEANGLRLEFLFAETYLILLGGGPMVPEQTPPVTPPVTPPVDPSVLALLKLLNTAGPLGNAEIRNALDLKDRTHLRERYLNPALEQGVIVMTIPEKPRSSLQKYRLSVLGQDIISRMQTRKNDKS encoded by the coding sequence ATGGAATGGAAAGAATCCTGGCGGGACGAGTACCTGAAATGGATTTGTGGCTTTGCCAATGCCCAGGGTGGCGTGCTGCACATTGGCCGCAATGACCGGGGCGAGGTGCTCGGTCTGGCTGATGCCCACAAACTGCTGGAGGACCTGCCCAACAAGACGCGCGACCTGCTGGGCATCGTGGTCGGCGTCCATCTGCATGAGGAAGCTGGCAAAGAGTATCTGAAAATTGTCACCCCCGCGCACCCGGCACCCATCAGCTACAAAGGACACTACTACCAACGCAGCGGCAGCACCCTGCAGGAACTGAAAGGACCCGCCCTGGATCGCTTCCTTTTGCGCCGCTTCGGACGAACATGGGACGGCGCGCCCGTGCCGGGAATCCAATCGAGTGACCTCTCCGCCGCCGCGTTCTCCCGGTTCCGTCAACTCGCCACTCGCAGCGGCCGTCTGGATATGGCGGACCTGGAGGAAGAAGACGCCGGCTTACTGCTCAAGCTGAAGCTGACCGAAGGGGCGTATCTGAAACGCGCCGCCGTGCTGCTGTTCCACCCGGAGCCGCAGGCTTACGTGGCCGGGGCGTTCGTGAAGATCGGCTTTTTCCGCTCACCCTCGGACTTGGCCTACCACGACGAAGTCACTGGCGATCTGTTCAGCCAGACCCGGCAAATCCTGGACCTGCTCCAGACAAAATATCTCAAGGCGGCTGTGACCTACGAGGATATCCTGCGCGTGGAGCGCTTTCCCGTGCCGCGCGGGGCTCTGCGTGAGGCGGTGCTCAATGCCCTGGTCCATCGGGATTACGCCGTGGCCGCCCCTATTCAAATTCGCGTCTATAATGACCGTCTGGTGATCTGGAACCCTGCAGTGCTGCCGGAGGGATGGACCGATCAGACCCTGCTGGCGGGCCATGTGTCCCATCCCTTCAATCCGGAAATCGCCAACGTCTTTTTCCGTGCCGGTGAAATCGAAGCCTGGGGCCGTGGTATCGAGCGCATTTTCCAAGCTTGCCGGGAGGACGGCACTCCCGATCCCGTGCTACGGATTGAAGCCAACGGTCTGCGTCTGGAATTCCTCTTTGCGGAGACCTATCTGATCCTTCTTGGGGGAGGTCCGATGGTTCCAGAGCAGACCCCACCAGTCACCCCACCAGTCACCCCACCAGTGGATCCTTCCGTACTGGCGTTGCTTAAACTATTGAACACGGCTGGTCCCCTGGGCAATGCGGAAATTCGCAACGCCCTGGATCTCAAGGATCGCACGCATCTGCGCGAACGCTACCTCAATCCCGCGTTGGAGCAGGGCGTGATTGTCATGACCATCCCGGAAAAACCCAGAAGCAGTTTGCAGAAATACCGGTTGTCGGTTCTCGGCCAGGATATCATTTCACGAATGCAGACCAGAAAGAACGACAAATCGTGA
- a CDS encoding aminotransferase class IV — protein MAGFEGIKWADFQSRYLLQGKSFAMVPMADKVPAVSRSIHYGLCLAFEGIRYFVGPAEDGGLHIQFLNLHKNLQRFRRSISFNLGTAQQTLVPSEEELEAMILHYLRSPELSEFIHDMGKSGGQGYLRPFTVDESQSIGVTFPENPSIRMVTCTYDRYMGEPFSGVVVPHLVRAVGANGTGNLKLGVNYLLSVKAVDEARSILPEASSALFLDDRLDLPLRDRRVTEWDSSCCLIALASGAVVKIPESPLILPSVTIQGICAILREAGVRVEERDMTYGELIARAEAGEIAAIASIGTAGILNRAQRLVMVDENNAPCAQMRAQTEHPVYQALGRARQTYWEIYQDKAPVPEGMILQSYLI, from the coding sequence ATGGCCGGATTTGAAGGCATCAAATGGGCTGATTTCCAGTCGCGCTACCTGCTCCAGGGCAAATCCTTCGCCATGGTCCCCATGGCGGACAAGGTCCCGGCGGTGTCCCGCTCCATCCACTACGGACTGTGCCTCGCCTTCGAAGGCATCCGCTACTTTGTCGGTCCGGCCGAAGACGGCGGTCTGCATATCCAGTTCCTGAACCTGCACAAGAACCTGCAGCGCTTCCGGCGCTCCATCTCCTTCAATCTGGGCACGGCCCAACAGACCCTGGTTCCCTCGGAAGAGGAACTGGAGGCCATGATCCTGCACTACCTGCGCAGCCCGGAACTGTCGGAGTTCATCCACGACATGGGAAAATCCGGCGGACAGGGCTACCTGCGCCCCTTCACCGTGGACGAGTCCCAGTCCATCGGCGTGACCTTCCCGGAGAACCCGTCCATCCGCATGGTCACCTGCACCTACGACCGCTACATGGGCGAACCCTTCAGCGGCGTGGTCGTGCCGCATCTGGTCCGGGCCGTGGGGGCCAACGGCACGGGCAATCTGAAGCTGGGAGTCAACTATCTTTTGAGCGTCAAGGCCGTGGACGAGGCCCGCAGCATCCTGCCCGAGGCCAGCTCGGCCCTGTTTCTGGACGATCGTCTGGACCTGCCCCTGCGCGACCGGCGTGTCACGGAATGGGACTCCTCCTGCTGTCTTATCGCCCTGGCCAGCGGCGCGGTGGTCAAGATCCCCGAAAGCCCGCTGATCCTGCCCTCGGTCACCATCCAGGGCATCTGCGCCATCCTGCGCGAAGCGGGAGTGAGGGTGGAGGAACGGGACATGACCTACGGCGAACTCATCGCCCGGGCCGAAGCCGGAGAGATCGCGGCCATCGCATCCATCGGCACGGCGGGCATCCTGAACCGCGCCCAGCGGCTGGTCATGGTCGATGAAAACAACGCGCCCTGCGCCCAAATGCGGGCCCAGACCGAACACCCCGTATACCAGGCCCTGGGCCGCGCCCGGCAGACCTATTGGGAAATCTACCAGGACAAGGCCCCGGTTCCGGAAGGCATGATCCTGCAAAGCTACCTGATTTAA
- the zwf gene encoding glucose-6-phosphate dehydrogenase, giving the protein MTPSCPTPTQAAPVNLVIFGATGDLAMRKIYPALASLCKNGLLSHDSSILAVGRKDLDTPQYTRLMGEKLGGSIPESCMADLVPRVRYLRLDPDASESGYTLSLALGDLDDGKPRNRLFYLAVPPAAYIPLATMLGEADLGREEEGASVRIVVEKPFGRDLPTAQELDTVLHRYFKERQIFRIDHYMAKETVQNVLLLRFANALFEPIWNRRYIDHIRITAAETLGIGHRAEFYDQAGVLRDMFQNHMMMLLSLCAMEPPSMFEAELVRDERSKVFRALRPLDLERLDEQLILGQYGPGMSDGQSVPGYLQEPGIPPDSTTPTFAWLKVYLDNWRWQGVPFHLCSGKRLEAKHTEITVQFKSVPVSMFRKTQGEIIPPNRLVIGIHPQEVVRLEVQTKGRGSTLCLQGQSMEFSYGAGAGPGRLNDYAKVLLDCITGDQTLFWRQDAVELCWGFLTPILDRCDCPDSELTLHTYPAGGPGPKAAQRAGS; this is encoded by the coding sequence ATGACACCTTCCTGCCCCACCCCGACCCAGGCCGCGCCGGTCAACCTTGTCATATTCGGCGCCACCGGAGATTTGGCCATGCGCAAGATCTACCCGGCTCTGGCCTCCCTGTGCAAAAACGGCTTGCTCAGCCATGACTCGTCTATTCTGGCCGTGGGGCGAAAGGATTTGGACACGCCGCAGTATACGCGCCTCATGGGCGAAAAACTGGGCGGATCCATCCCCGAATCCTGCATGGCCGACCTGGTCCCGCGCGTCCGCTACCTGCGCCTGGATCCCGACGCCTCGGAATCCGGCTACACGTTGAGCCTGGCCCTGGGCGATCTTGACGACGGGAAGCCGAGAAACCGGCTTTTCTATCTGGCCGTGCCCCCCGCCGCCTACATCCCTCTGGCCACCATGCTCGGCGAGGCCGACCTGGGCAGGGAGGAAGAAGGCGCAAGCGTGCGCATTGTCGTGGAAAAACCCTTTGGCCGCGACCTGCCCACGGCGCAGGAACTGGACACGGTCCTGCACCGCTATTTCAAGGAACGACAGATTTTCCGCATCGACCACTACATGGCCAAGGAAACCGTGCAGAACGTGCTCCTGCTGCGCTTCGCCAACGCCCTCTTCGAGCCGATCTGGAACCGCCGCTACATCGACCACATCCGCATCACCGCAGCAGAAACCCTGGGCATCGGCCACCGCGCCGAATTCTACGATCAGGCCGGGGTGCTCCGGGACATGTTCCAGAACCACATGATGATGCTGCTTTCGCTGTGCGCCATGGAACCGCCGTCCATGTTCGAGGCCGAACTGGTCCGCGACGAACGTTCCAAGGTCTTCCGGGCCCTGCGTCCGCTCGATCTGGAGCGCCTGGACGAACAGCTCATCCTCGGGCAGTACGGACCGGGCATGTCGGATGGCCAGTCCGTACCCGGCTATCTGCAGGAACCGGGAATCCCCCCGGACTCGACCACGCCGACCTTTGCCTGGCTCAAGGTCTATCTGGACAACTGGCGCTGGCAGGGCGTGCCGTTCCATCTCTGCTCGGGCAAGCGTCTGGAGGCCAAGCACACCGAGATCACGGTGCAATTCAAGAGCGTGCCCGTATCCATGTTCCGCAAGACCCAGGGCGAGATCATCCCTCCCAATCGGCTGGTCATCGGCATCCACCCGCAGGAGGTGGTCCGTCTGGAGGTCCAGACCAAGGGCCGGGGCTCCACGCTCTGCCTGCAGGGGCAGTCCATGGAGTTCTCCTACGGCGCGGGCGCGGGCCCTGGCCGTCTGAACGACTACGCCAAGGTTCTGCTGGACTGCATCACCGGCGACCAGACCCTTTTTTGGCGGCAGGACGCCGTGGAACTGTGCTGGGGCTTCCTGACCCCCATCCTGGACCGCTGCGACTGCCCGGACAGCGAACTGACCCTGCACACCTACCCCGCGGGCGGTCCCGGTCCCAAGGCCGCGCAACGGGCCGGATCATGA
- a CDS encoding ABC transporter substrate-binding protein, protein MSRKIPHIILLAFLAALFPHLGETGGNTGKKVLIVHSYDRNFTWTADIHDALERMLSRHQIELRTVFMDTNVNRIKGDETRLTAAGRIATETMLNFKPDVVITSDDDAQQYFAAQFAGNSSAPAFVFCGVNQDPAQYGYPAVNVTGVVEELAWGESLKLLRRLRPDIRKILVLLDSRPSSLAAVRSMRASTPADIEAEWIIVDTYENWRQILSSSGSTHDALAILNYHNLTDAAGQVVPDHEVMRWTRENVVLPSVGFFDYTVADGALCGVIQTGFEHGTLAGGMALRILNGERVADIPSVGTTRGLTMLNMKIARKLRIDIPEGLLQEATALVE, encoded by the coding sequence ATGTCTCGGAAAATCCCGCACATCATCCTTTTGGCCTTCCTCGCGGCCCTGTTCCCTCACCTCGGCGAGACTGGCGGCAATACCGGCAAAAAGGTCCTGATCGTGCACAGCTACGACCGTAATTTCACCTGGACCGCCGACATCCATGACGCCCTGGAAAGGATGCTTTCCAGGCATCAAATCGAACTGCGCACCGTTTTCATGGACACCAACGTCAACCGCATCAAAGGCGACGAGACCAGACTCACCGCCGCAGGACGGATCGCGACCGAGACGATGCTCAACTTCAAACCGGACGTGGTCATCACCAGCGACGACGATGCGCAGCAGTATTTCGCGGCGCAATTCGCCGGCAACAGCTCGGCTCCGGCCTTCGTCTTCTGCGGGGTCAACCAGGATCCGGCGCAGTATGGCTATCCGGCCGTCAACGTCACGGGCGTGGTCGAGGAACTCGCCTGGGGCGAAAGCCTGAAGCTGCTGCGCCGCCTGCGTCCGGACATCCGCAAAATCCTGGTGCTCCTGGACTCCCGGCCCTCAAGCCTTGCAGCGGTCCGTTCGATGCGCGCCTCGACCCCGGCAGACATCGAAGCCGAGTGGATCATTGTCGACACCTATGAAAACTGGCGGCAGATCCTGAGCTCCAGCGGCTCAACCCACGACGCCCTCGCCATCCTGAACTACCACAACCTGACCGATGCCGCGGGACAGGTCGTCCCAGACCACGAAGTCATGCGCTGGACCCGGGAGAACGTGGTCCTCCCCTCCGTGGGTTTTTTCGACTACACTGTCGCCGACGGAGCCCTCTGCGGCGTGATCCAGACAGGATTCGAACACGGAACCCTGGCGGGGGGCATGGCCCTGCGCATCCTGAACGGCGAGCGCGTCGCGGATATCCCCAGCGTAGGCACGACGCGGGGGCTGACCATGCTCAACATGAAAATAGCCAGAAAACTGCGCATCGACATCCCGGAAGGTCTCCTTCAGGAGGCGACGGCACTTGTGGAATAA
- a CDS encoding hydantoinase/oxoprolinase family protein: MSSPHCVIGIDTGGTYTDAIALDRSSGRVLAGVKTPTTPHDPARAIARSLENVLLASGLDPQKVELVTVSTTLATNALVEDKGAEVGLFVIGHDKRLRIPAADMRFIPGGHKARGVESEPLGMDFLIQGIAAMKGHVDAYAVCAMLAFEDPTHELVAAKAIELMDPRPVFCSHQASTRPGMEERAATAVLNARLLPVMQDFLRSIALSMQRLGLSCPVRIVRGDCQSMDLQDAVRNSSATVASGPAATALFGVHAAKGETALVVDVGGTTTDITLIKDGLPVVREEGMTIGSWRTHVRAVEMYTVGIGGDSLARVENGGLSLGPARVVPLSQIHLHLDGAALETMTRPEDWLGADLCAQCVQLAPGTEPKDDRVLRWLAEHGPATPVRLRQELGLAESSLEKTIARLQAAKQVITCGFTPTDALHVLGRLRLGDARPAMDGARVLAALLRLAPEAFCEHVLEKAHATIAATILTALGNREVGPALARFFNHSGPNELLDITVRVRPRIIGIGAAAPFLLPAVAARLGTDAIFPEHYEVGNALGAALMDTITKE; this comes from the coding sequence ATGTCCTCACCACACTGCGTCATCGGCATCGACACCGGCGGCACCTATACGGATGCCATAGCTCTCGACCGTTCATCGGGTCGGGTTCTGGCCGGCGTCAAGACCCCGACCACCCCCCACGACCCGGCCAGGGCCATCGCCCGCAGCCTGGAGAACGTGCTCCTGGCCTCGGGCCTGGATCCGCAAAAAGTCGAGCTGGTGACCGTGTCCACGACCCTGGCCACCAATGCGCTCGTGGAGGACAAAGGGGCGGAGGTCGGACTCTTCGTCATCGGCCACGACAAGCGCCTGCGCATCCCGGCGGCGGACATGCGCTTCATCCCCGGCGGGCACAAGGCCAGAGGCGTCGAATCAGAACCGCTGGGCATGGATTTTCTGATCCAGGGCATCGCCGCCATGAAGGGTCATGTGGATGCCTACGCCGTCTGCGCCATGCTCGCCTTCGAGGACCCGACCCACGAACTGGTCGCGGCCAAGGCCATTGAACTCATGGACCCCAGGCCCGTGTTCTGCTCCCACCAGGCCAGCACCCGCCCGGGCATGGAAGAACGCGCGGCCACGGCCGTGCTGAACGCCCGCCTCTTGCCCGTCATGCAGGACTTCCTGCGCAGCATCGCCCTGTCCATGCAGCGCCTTGGCCTGTCCTGTCCGGTGCGCATCGTGCGCGGGGACTGCCAGAGCATGGACCTGCAGGATGCCGTCCGCAATTCTTCGGCCACCGTGGCCAGCGGCCCGGCGGCCACGGCCCTGTTCGGCGTCCACGCAGCCAAAGGCGAGACGGCGCTGGTCGTGGATGTGGGCGGCACCACCACGGACATCACCCTGATCAAGGACGGCCTGCCCGTGGTCCGCGAGGAGGGCATGACTATCGGCTCCTGGCGCACGCATGTGCGGGCCGTGGAGATGTACACCGTAGGCATTGGCGGCGACAGTCTGGCGCGTGTCGAAAACGGCGGACTTTCCCTTGGTCCGGCCCGGGTCGTGCCGCTGTCCCAGATCCACCTGCATCTTGATGGCGCGGCCCTTGAGACCATGACGCGCCCCGAAGACTGGCTCGGCGCGGACCTCTGCGCCCAGTGCGTACAGCTGGCTCCGGGCACCGAGCCCAAGGACGACCGGGTCCTGCGCTGGCTGGCCGAGCATGGACCGGCCACGCCCGTGCGCCTGCGGCAGGAGCTGGGGCTGGCCGAATCGAGTCTGGAAAAAACCATCGCCAGGTTGCAGGCCGCAAAACAGGTCATCACCTGCGGATTCACTCCCACAGACGCCCTGCATGTGCTCGGACGCCTGCGCCTGGGTGACGCCAGGCCCGCCATGGATGGGGCACGCGTGCTGGCCGCGCTGCTGCGCCTTGCTCCGGAAGCGTTCTGCGAGCATGTGCTTGAAAAAGCCCACGCAACCATCGCCGCCACCATCCTCACCGCGCTGGGCAACCGGGAAGTCGGACCGGCCCTGGCCCGTTTTTTCAACCACTCCGGGCCAAACGAGCTCCTGGACATCACGGTCCGGGTTCGTCCCCGCATCATCGGCATCGGCGCGGCCGCTCCGTTCCTTTTGCCTGCGGTGGCCGCGCGGCTTGGCACAGATGCCATTTTTCCAGAGCATTACGAAGTCGGCAACGCCCTGGGCGCTGCCCTCATGGACACCATCACCAAGGAGTGA
- a CDS encoding DMT family transporter yields the protein MPFAGELAALAAAFIWALATIIYARTGNQAPALFLNLIKGSIAVIMLSATVFVLGDAPPELTPPQWLWLAGSGIVGISIGDSAYFSAIRRVGPSQTLLVESLAPPLTGVLALCFLHEAIGFWAWAGIFLTMSGILWVVTEHQPQQKGLNLPGLGFATLAALCQATGMVMSRQVMVATAITPLWAALIRLAAASLVLWTVLPLLKPEVVLRRACWRAVGTARNGWAFFTLAVFLGTFLGIWLQQAALKLTGAAIAQTLISVSPLFALGLAVLFGHKVSRRSVIGALVTLAGVALFFR from the coding sequence ATGCCTTTTGCCGGTGAGCTCGCGGCCCTCGCGGCGGCCTTCATCTGGGCCCTGGCCACCATCATTTACGCCCGCACCGGCAATCAGGCTCCGGCGCTGTTTCTGAATCTGATCAAGGGCAGCATCGCCGTGATCATGCTCAGCGCGACCGTTTTCGTCCTTGGCGACGCGCCCCCGGAACTGACACCCCCCCAGTGGCTGTGGCTGGCGGGCAGCGGCATCGTCGGTATCAGCATCGGCGACAGCGCCTATTTTTCGGCCATCAGGCGGGTCGGCCCCAGCCAGACCCTCCTGGTCGAATCCCTGGCCCCGCCGCTGACCGGGGTCCTGGCTCTGTGCTTCCTGCACGAGGCCATCGGATTCTGGGCCTGGGCGGGCATCTTTCTGACCATGAGCGGCATCCTCTGGGTGGTCACGGAACATCAGCCGCAACAGAAAGGCCTGAATCTGCCGGGCCTCGGCTTCGCCACCCTGGCCGCCCTGTGCCAGGCCACAGGCATGGTCATGTCCCGGCAGGTCATGGTCGCAACCGCAATCACTCCCCTCTGGGCCGCCCTCATCCGTCTGGCCGCGGCCAGTCTGGTGCTGTGGACCGTGCTGCCTCTGCTGAAGCCCGAAGTCGTACTGCGCCGGGCCTGTTGGAGAGCCGTCGGCACGGCCCGAAACGGATGGGCGTTCTTCACCCTGGCCGTCTTTCTGGGCACGTTCCTCGGCATCTGGCTGCAACAGGCAGCCCTCAAGCTGACGGGCGCGGCCATCGCCCAGACCCTGATCTCGGTCAGCCCCCTCTTCGCCCTCGGCCTGGCCGTCCTGTTCGGGCACAAGGTCTCCCGGCGCAGCGTTATCGGCGCCCTGGTCACCCTGGCCGGAGTGGCCCTCTTTTTCCGCTGA
- a CDS encoding ATP-binding protein — translation MAGNTGPARDKTSVLIDSLPGMAFRRHNDAELGMDFISQGCQGLTGYSAEELLSGGRLSFNDLVLPEYMPEIRKSWKEGIKNHAQVQLEFEIMTADGQPKWVWEVGVPVPSCNGEITTLEGLIIDITPRKLAEKNSLLREKALELAATTSLELLLEPDLEQSMARILARLGQGTDTDRVYVFRNHPETDSGTVLTSQIYEWTRDGIPTQIDNPDLQNLPMNDVTPRWLAELRAGRSIKGLVRDFPADEKEILEPQGIISILVVPIQLHGTLWGFLGFDSVRDPRSWTPIEEHVLNIVSASLGAAIARRQAQEELAGSNRTLLTILDSLPVDVYVADLKNYRILFMNQYMKDSFGRDCTGELCHTAFNHESAPCGHCTNSSLLDETGRPKGVIAWECFNPVTRKWYRNFDQVIPWTDGRLVRIEISMDLSDRKRAEEEILRARDLAEAANCAKSEFLANMSHEIRTPLNGVMGMLQLLQLTKLDPVQEDYTDTAIQSCNRLVRLLTDILDLSRIEAGKLSIQSAPMELSEVLRQTGDLFSPTAREKGLKLRFDVDPAIPSQILGDATRLQQVLSNMVGNSLKFTHSGGVTVDASLLPSVHGGQCRVLFSVADTGIGIPDDKLGNLFQPFSQVTEGFTRSYQGAGLGLSICKRLVSFMGGNISVVSELEVGTTMYFSVTFGAAAPNTASTPARESFFAPALDGLNVLMAEDDHFSGILGVKLLGAFGASVRHVQNGRQALEALRSEPFDLVLMDVQMPVMDGVEATVRIRHGDAGDCARNIPIIAMTSYAMDGDREKFLKAGMNAYVSKPVDIKELMSAISEMLHRESAKRSDTAKGRH, via the coding sequence ATGGCCGGAAATACCGGACCGGCAAGAGACAAGACATCAGTGTTGATCGACAGCCTTCCCGGAATGGCCTTTCGCCGCCACAACGACGCGGAACTGGGCATGGACTTCATCTCGCAAGGTTGCCAGGGCCTCACGGGATACAGCGCGGAGGAGTTGCTTAGCGGCGGACGGCTCTCGTTCAATGATCTCGTCCTGCCCGAATACATGCCTGAAATCCGGAAAAGCTGGAAAGAAGGCATAAAAAATCACGCCCAGGTGCAGCTCGAATTCGAGATCATGACCGCCGACGGACAGCCCAAATGGGTCTGGGAAGTGGGCGTGCCCGTGCCGTCCTGCAACGGCGAGATAACAACTCTTGAAGGGCTGATTATCGACATCACGCCGCGCAAGCTCGCGGAAAAAAATTCCCTCTTGCGGGAAAAGGCCCTGGAGCTAGCGGCCACCACATCTCTTGAGCTTCTCCTCGAACCCGACCTGGAGCAGTCCATGGCCAGGATCCTGGCACGCCTGGGTCAGGGTACGGACACGGACCGCGTGTACGTTTTCAGAAACCACCCCGAGACGGATTCCGGCACGGTGCTGACCAGCCAGATCTACGAATGGACGCGGGACGGAATTCCGACCCAGATCGACAATCCAGACCTCCAAAACCTGCCCATGAACGACGTGACCCCCCGCTGGTTGGCGGAGTTGCGCGCCGGACGCTCCATCAAGGGGCTGGTCCGCGATTTCCCCGCGGATGAAAAAGAAATCCTCGAACCACAAGGCATCATCAGCATCCTGGTGGTGCCCATCCAGTTGCACGGCACGTTGTGGGGATTTCTCGGCTTTGACTCGGTGCGCGATCCCCGCTCCTGGACGCCCATCGAGGAGCATGTCCTGAACATCGTCTCGGCCAGCCTGGGCGCGGCCATCGCCCGCCGTCAGGCCCAGGAGGAGCTTGCGGGCAGCAACCGGACGCTCTTGACCATCCTCGACAGCCTGCCCGTGGATGTCTACGTGGCCGACCTCAAAAACTATCGCATCCTCTTCATGAACCAGTATATGAAAGACAGCTTTGGACGCGACTGTACCGGGGAGCTCTGCCACACAGCGTTCAACCACGAATCCGCGCCCTGCGGCCACTGCACGAACAGCAGCTTGCTTGACGAAACGGGCCGCCCCAAAGGAGTCATCGCCTGGGAATGCTTCAATCCCGTAACCCGCAAATGGTACAGGAACTTCGACCAGGTCATCCCCTGGACCGACGGACGCCTCGTGCGCATCGAAATTTCCATGGACCTGAGCGACCGCAAGCGGGCCGAAGAGGAAATCCTGCGGGCCAGGGATCTGGCCGAAGCCGCGAACTGCGCCAAGTCCGAATTTCTGGCCAACATGAGCCACGAAATCCGCACGCCGCTGAACGGCGTCATGGGCATGCTTCAACTCCTGCAGCTCACGAAACTTGATCCAGTGCAGGAAGACTACACGGACACGGCGATCCAGTCCTGCAACCGGCTGGTCCGGCTCCTGACCGACATTCTGGACCTCTCGCGCATCGAAGCGGGCAAGCTCAGCATCCAGAGCGCGCCCATGGAGCTGTCCGAAGTGCTGCGCCAGACCGGGGACCTCTTCTCGCCCACCGCCAGGGAAAAAGGCCTGAAGCTCCGCTTTGACGTGGACCCGGCCATCCCCAGTCAAATCCTCGGAGACGCGACGCGGCTGCAGCAGGTCCTCAGCAACATGGTCGGCAATTCCCTCAAGTTCACCCACTCGGGCGGCGTAACCGTCGACGCCTCTCTGCTGCCCTCCGTGCACGGCGGGCAGTGCCGCGTGCTCTTTTCCGTCGCCGACACCGGCATCGGCATCCCCGACGACAAGCTGGGCAACCTTTTCCAGCCCTTCTCCCAGGTTACGGAAGGCTTCACCCGCAGCTATCAGGGCGCAGGTCTTGGCCTGTCCATCTGCAAACGCCTGGTGAGCTTCATGGGCGGCAACATCTCCGTTGTCAGCGAGCTTGAGGTGGGCACAACCATGTATTTCAGCGTCACCTTCGGCGCCGCCGCACCGAACACCGCGTCCACGCCTGCCCGCGAATCCTTTTTTGCTCCCGCTCTGGACGGTTTGAACGTGCTCATGGCCGAAGACGACCATTTCAGCGGCATTCTGGGCGTGAAGCTCCTTGGCGCTTTCGGGGCCTCGGTCAGGCATGTGCAGAACGGACGGCAGGCACTTGAGGCCCTTAGGAGCGAACCCTTCGATCTTGTGCTCATGGACGTGCAGATGCCGGTCATGGACGGCGTCGAGGCCACGGTGCGCATCCGTCATGGCGATGCCGGAGACTGCGCGAGAAACATCCCCATCATCGCCATGACCTCCTACGCCATGGACGGCGACCGGGAAAAATTTCTGAAAGCGGGCATGAACGCCTATGTGTCCAAACCTGTCGATATCAAGGAACTGATGAGCGCCATTTCGGAAATGCTGCACCGGGAAAGCGCGAAAAGGTCGGACACGGCGAAAGGCAGGCATTGA